The Nocardia terpenica nucleotide sequence CCACCGAGGCGCTACGGCGCTACGCGGAGGCGGAGAAGGTCGGCGGGTTCGACCCGCGCGCCGGATGGGCAGGTGCGTAATGAACGGTGATCCGAAGAGGTCGCAGAGCGGCGCCACCGAGTTCTTCATGATCTCGGTGGCCGCCCAGCTGGCCGGTATGCACGCGCAGACCCTGCGCACCTACGACCGGCTGGGTTTGGTTACGCCGCAACGCACCTCGGGTGGCGGACGACGCTACTCGACCCGGGACGTGGAGCTGCTGCGCGAGGTGCAGCGGCTGTCCCAGGACGAGGGCGTCAACCTGGCCGGCATCAAGCGGATCATCGAACTCACCAACCAGGTCGAGGAGCTGCAGGAGCGGCTGCGCGACCTGACGGCGGAGGTCGAGCGCCTGCGCGCCGGCTACCGGCCGGACCTCACCCCACCCCAGCGCAGCACCGCGCTGGTGGTGTGGCAGCCGCGCCACAAACGCCGATAGCCCGAAAGTAGTTGGAGCACAGCGCCCCTGGGAACAGGGGCGCTGTCTTCGTTTATGTGGCGGATCGGCATTATGCACGAATGCGTTTTGTTGCGAGTTATGTGCTGTACTTGCAAGTGCGGAAACATAGTGTCGGAGTGGGACGTTCGTGCTGAAATTTCTTGTGGCGTTGGCGTCGGTATTGCGGAGTGCTCGATAGGGGTCGATCGGTGTCGGAATCGATGCTTGGATCGAGTGGCGAGCAAGGCCACTGCAACCCTGTGGCTTTCGAGGTGGAAGCGCGCAAATCGGATCCGGCGCAGGCGGAGAGCCGCGGCGTGTCCTAGGCAAACGGTCGGTTTCCGGGGTTGGCCACGCTCGTTTTCCTCGTTTCACAAGAATTGCAAGCATGTTGTTCAAAAGGAACGTTCCGTGGCTGGCAAACCTCCCCTACACTCGATTCACATCGGCTGCTGTCGAGTGTCCCGCAGCACCTCACTCGCCGGCCCGCCCTGCGTTCTAGTGCGAAATGGGGTTGTGAGACAAATGGATTCGCGGACCGTCGCATTGATCAGAACAACGTTCAAGGCGGTTGCTGCGGAGGACGGGGGACCGGAGAAGCTCGCTCGGTCGTTCTACGCCATTCTGTTCACCGAGCATCCGTTCGTGCGCGACTTCTTCCCGGCGGCCCTCGACTCGCAGCGGGACCGGCTCGTCAAGGCCATCGCCTACGTGGTCGACCGGCTGGAGGAGCCCGACCAGCTCCTCCCGTTCCTCGCCCAGCTGGGGCGCGACCATCGCAAGTACGGGGTGTCGACGGAACACTATGCGGCGGTGGGTAAGTCGCTGCATGCCGCGCTGCGCGCCTACGCGGGCACTGAGCTGTGGACCGACGAGGTGGAGCGGGCCTGGAACGAGGCCATCGGCGTCATCGCCGAGACCATGATGCGCGCCGCCGACCAGGAGGACACGCCCCCGTACTGGACCGGCACGGTCGTCGAGCATCGCACGGTGCTACACAATCTCGTCGTGGTGCGACTACAGCTGGACCAGGCGATGTCGTACGCGGCGGGGCAGTACGTGAGCGTGCAGATCCCCGCCCGGCCCCGGATGTGGCGCTACCTGTCCCCGGCCATCCCCGCGAATGCCAACGGGGAGATCGAATTTCACATCCGCGGCGTCAGCGGCGGCTGGGTCAGCCCGGCCATGGTCGGGCGCACCGCGGTGGGTGACCGGTGGCTGCTGGGCTCGCCGCTCGGCGGGCTCGGCGTCCCCCGCAACACCCGGCGCAAGCTGCTGATGATCGGCTGCGGCACCGGAATCGCCCCGCTGCGCGCGCAACTGCTGGCCATGACCCGGCGCCGCTCGAACCCGAAGGTGCACCTGTTCGTGAGCGGCCACCACCCGTGCGACCTCTACGACCTGGAGACGCTCAGCAACCTGGCCACCGCCAACCGCTGGCTCACCGTCGTCCCCGTCACCGAGAGCGACGAAAACCCTTGGTGGAACTACGATTCCGGCGACCCGGACCCGGAATGGCCGGGCCTGGAGCCGCGCCGCACCGGCCAGATCGGCAAGGTGGTCGCCGGATACGGCCCCTGGACCGACCACGACGTCCAGATCGTCGGCCCCCCCTCCATGGTCCAAACCACCAAGTTCCGCCTCATGTCCGCGGGCCTGACCACCCACAACATCCGCCACGACCCACTGTTCTAGGCGATTCCGGCCAAAAGCACGCCGGAATGACGTGCGTGGCCGCTGCCCGGAATGGCGTGCGTGGCCGCTGTCCGGAATGGCGTGCGTGGCCGCTGTCCGGAATGGCGTGCGTGGCCGCTGTCCGGAATGGCGTGCGTGGCCGCTGTCCGGAATGGCGTGCGTGGCCGCTGCCCGGAATGGCGTGCGTGGC carries:
- a CDS encoding heat shock protein transcriptional repressor HspR, which gives rise to MNGDPKRSQSGATEFFMISVAAQLAGMHAQTLRTYDRLGLVTPQRTSGGGRRYSTRDVELLREVQRLSQDEGVNLAGIKRIIELTNQVEELQERLRDLTAEVERLRAGYRPDLTPPQRSTALVVWQPRHKRR
- a CDS encoding globin domain-containing protein — translated: MDSRTVALIRTTFKAVAAEDGGPEKLARSFYAILFTEHPFVRDFFPAALDSQRDRLVKAIAYVVDRLEEPDQLLPFLAQLGRDHRKYGVSTEHYAAVGKSLHAALRAYAGTELWTDEVERAWNEAIGVIAETMMRAADQEDTPPYWTGTVVEHRTVLHNLVVVRLQLDQAMSYAAGQYVSVQIPARPRMWRYLSPAIPANANGEIEFHIRGVSGGWVSPAMVGRTAVGDRWLLGSPLGGLGVPRNTRRKLLMIGCGTGIAPLRAQLLAMTRRRSNPKVHLFVSGHHPCDLYDLETLSNLATANRWLTVVPVTESDENPWWNYDSGDPDPEWPGLEPRRTGQIGKVVAGYGPWTDHDVQIVGPPSMVQTTKFRLMSAGLTTHNIRHDPLF